One window of the Cataglyphis hispanica isolate Lineage 1 chromosome 13, ULB_Chis1_1.0, whole genome shotgun sequence genome contains the following:
- the LOC126854235 gene encoding uncharacterized protein LOC126854235, giving the protein MDDTRARDDEDIALDSCRLRSSARLGIAASIAAAAVTATAVAANTTTSTTSSTVAATCRVARRKRKKRRRQRLPTSNDDATGVAVVTRSSTTPSGNAAVAESTDADADDAVVVLEPDADAAVANAATAGLSDSVAARVDKPRSRHLASEQHAAATSGPEVQLRVGGSGTRAAAASSVATAGVTLLNRRAGKRSPRRCNAAGGRRSAMTMDLQRLISEVHARPAIWDQKNVNYHNRDVILKMWREIARACEVSTDVAKSKWKHLRDNFRNELKKTYRGKCDGGGGTEHDSKWVWFKSLFFLRDQMNSRVIGCALSQNCVGTIGMRSSPDGTQIEPQIDILEGHEETQFDDLDGDSCQSLLSNDDGLHQVMPPPKMSKVIGRKRTLMDAIDNDYGVEVDRKRYESLQKRLAIGSEDEDDTYHFLMSVRNPLRSLPLDRQMFVRLKIQELVYNEINSQNQQQQTTSRGVYDTSSSQGQDVKPPRTGNGGNGVVGGDVVSDMSNTTPLLQNCTPEGSNDDAFFG; this is encoded by the exons ATGGACGACACGCGCGCACGAGACGACGAGGATATAGCCCTGGATTCGTGCCGCTTACGCTCCTCCGCTCGGCTCGGCATCGCCGCGAGCATCGCCGCTGCAGCTGTCACTGCCACTGCTGTCGCAGCGAATACCACCACCTCCACCACTTCCTCGACCGTCGCTGCCACCTGCCGCGTCGCAAGACgcaagaggaagaagaggaggCGTCAACGGCTCCCTACGAGCAACGACGACGCAACCGGCGTCGCCGTCGTTACCCGTAGCAGCACTACACCGAGCGGTAACGCTGCCGTAGCCGAGAGTACCGACGCCGACGCCGACGACGCCGTCGTCGTCCTCGAGCCCGACGCTGACGCTGCCGTCGCCAACGCAGCTACCGCGGGGCTGTCAGACTCGGTGGCGGCGCGGGTCGATAAACCAAGAAGCCGCCACCTCGCCTCGGAGCAGCACGCGGCCGCGACCAGCGGGCCAGAAGTCCAGCTACGAGTCGGAGGAAGCGGCACGCGTGCGGCGGCCGCCTCCTCCGTCGCCACCGCCGGCGTCACGCTTCTCAATCGACGAGCCGGCAAACGCTCGCCACGGCGATGCAACGCCGCCGGCGGCCGTAGGAGCGCGATGACGATGGACCTCCAACGGCTCATCAGCGAGGTGCACGCAAGACCCGCGATCTGGGACCAGAAGAATGTCAACTATCACAACCGCGATGTCATACTAAAGATGTGGCGGGAGATCGCTAGGGCTTGCGAGGTGTCGA CTGACGTCGCCAAGTCTAAATGGAAGCACCTGCGTGACAACTTCCGGAACGAACTGAAAAAGACCTATCGGGGAAAATGCGACGGTGGCGGCGGCACCGAGCACGACTCTAAGTGGGTCTGGTTCAAGAGTCTGTTCTTCCTTCGGGACCAAATGAATTCCAGAGTGATTGGCTGCGCCCTGTCGCAGAATTGCGTCGGGACGATCGGTATGCGCTCCTCGCCGGACGGCACACAGATTGAGCCGCAGATCGATATTCTCGAGGGCCACGAGGAAACGCAGTTCGATGATCTGGATGGCGATTCCTGCCAGTCGTTGCTGTCCAATGACGATGGGCTGCATCAGGTGATGCCGCCGCCGAAGATGAGCAAGGTAATCGGACGGAAGCGGACGCTCATGGACGCGATCGACAATGATTACGGCGTGGAGGTGGATCGAAAGCGATACGAGTCGCTGCAGAAGAGGCTGGCGATCGGATCCGAGGACGAGGACGATACCTATCACTTCCTTATGAGCGTTCGAAATCCCCTGAGAAGTCTGCCGCTTGACAGGCAGATGTTTGTTCGGCTTAAGATCCAGGAATTGGTCTACAACGAGATTAATTCGCAGAATCAGCAGCAACAGACAACGAGCCGCGGCGTCTACGATACGTCGTCCTCGCAGGGCCAGGATGTGAAGCCGCCGCGAACCGGAAACGGCGGCAACGGCGTTGTCGGCGGCGACGTCGTCAGCGATATGTCGAATACGACGCCGTTGCTACAGAATTGCACGCCTGAGGGCTCCAACGACGACGCATTCTTCGGCTGA